In Amycolatopsis jiangsuensis, the following proteins share a genomic window:
- a CDS encoding transketolase family protein gives MPDMREVFLTTAEEILDTDPDTAVVLADISAAQLAGAARRHPHRVLNVGIREQLLVSTGAGLALAGLRPIVHTFSPFLVERAFEQIKLDLSHQDLGAVLVSYGASYDMPAEGRTHQAPGDVALIDSLPSWYVHVPGHPEEARRLLLDSVPGDDRVYLRLSAQQNASPYFGVGLQALRHGRRGVVVAVGPMLDRVLEATEHLDVTVLYTSTVRPFDAAGLRAAVTGAPDVALVEPYLRGTSAYQASEALADLPHRLLSLGTLRESEVRIYGTLADHDLAHGLDAGSIALSLKEFFR, from the coding sequence ATGCCGGACATGCGAGAGGTTTTCCTCACCACCGCCGAAGAAATCCTGGACACCGACCCGGACACGGCGGTGGTGCTCGCGGACATCTCCGCCGCCCAGCTCGCCGGCGCCGCGCGGCGGCATCCGCACCGGGTGCTCAATGTCGGGATCCGCGAGCAGCTGCTGGTGAGCACCGGCGCCGGACTCGCCCTCGCCGGGCTGCGGCCGATCGTGCACACCTTCTCCCCGTTCCTCGTGGAGCGGGCGTTCGAACAGATCAAGCTCGACCTGAGTCATCAGGACCTCGGCGCGGTGCTCGTCTCCTACGGCGCGTCCTACGACATGCCCGCCGAAGGCCGGACCCACCAGGCGCCGGGTGACGTCGCGCTGATCGATTCGCTGCCGTCCTGGTACGTGCACGTGCCCGGGCATCCCGAGGAGGCCCGCCGGCTGCTGCTCGATTCGGTGCCCGGCGACGACCGCGTGTACCTCCGGCTTTCCGCGCAGCAGAACGCTTCCCCGTACTTCGGCGTCGGATTGCAGGCGCTGCGCCACGGCCGCCGCGGGGTGGTGGTCGCGGTCGGGCCGATGCTCGACCGCGTGCTCGAGGCGACCGAGCACCTCGACGTGACCGTGCTCTACACCTCCACTGTGCGCCCGTTCGACGCCGCCGGCCTGCGTGCCGCGGTGACAGGCGCGCCGGACGTCGCACTGGTCGAGCCCTACCTGCGGGGCACGTCGGCATACCAGGCGTCCGAAGCGCTGGCGGACCTGCCGCACCGGCTGCTGAGCCTCGGCACCCTGCGCGAGAGCGAGGTACGGATCTACGGCACGCTCGCCGACCACGACCTCGCGCACGGGCTCGACGCGGGCTCGATCGCCTTGTCCCTCAAGGAGTTCTTCCGCTGA
- a CDS encoding 1-deoxy-D-xylulose-5-phosphate synthase N-terminal domain-containing protein: MSTTRTRLPGLISLMTGDDKHHAAAESTVDVLWVLFDRVLRVTPETLHDPGRDRFLLSKGHGPMAYYAVLAAKGFLDEAELADWSSVRSRLGHHPDRARVPGVEISSGSLGHGLPIALGTAAGLRAQGRDARVVTLVGDAELDEGSNHEAIVVAGRMGLDNLTTVLIDNQSSTHGWPGGIARRFEIEGWAVRTVSGRDHEALYDAFTTDHAGRPLAVVAVVAPKGGH, translated from the coding sequence ATGAGCACCACGAGAACCCGGTTGCCCGGGCTGATTTCCCTGATGACCGGCGACGACAAGCACCACGCGGCCGCGGAGTCCACGGTGGACGTTCTGTGGGTGCTGTTCGACCGCGTGCTGCGCGTGACGCCGGAGACCCTGCACGATCCGGGCCGCGACCGTTTCCTGTTGTCCAAAGGACACGGCCCGATGGCCTACTACGCGGTGCTGGCCGCGAAGGGATTCCTCGACGAGGCGGAGCTCGCCGACTGGAGCTCCGTCCGTTCCCGGCTCGGGCACCATCCCGACCGCGCCCGCGTGCCGGGCGTCGAAATCTCCAGCGGTTCCCTCGGACACGGCCTGCCGATCGCGCTGGGGACGGCGGCCGGCCTGCGTGCGCAAGGCCGCGACGCGCGGGTGGTCACCCTGGTCGGCGACGCCGAGCTCGACGAGGGCTCCAACCACGAGGCGATCGTCGTTGCGGGGCGGATGGGCCTGGACAACCTGACCACGGTGCTCATCGACAATCAGTCCTCCACCCACGGCTGGCCGGGCGGCATCGCGCGGCGCTTCGAAATTGAGGGCTGGGCGGTGCGCACCGTTTCCGGTCGCGACCACGAAGCGCTGTACGACGCGTTCACCACCGACCATGCGGGCCGGCCGCTCGCCGTGGTCGCCGTCGTGGCACCGAAAGGCGGGCACTGA
- the soxR gene encoding redox-sensitive transcriptional activator SoxR, which translates to MTRLAEKLSIGQVADRSGVPHTALRFYEEKGLISSERSAGNQRRYSRSVLRRIAFIRAAQRVGLSLEDVSAALETLPAEHAPTKADWARLSREWQTELDARIDALQRLRDRLTGCVGCGCLSLRGCHLYNADDELARFGPGASKLRPRLEGGI; encoded by the coding sequence ATGACGAGGTTGGCGGAGAAGCTGAGCATCGGGCAGGTCGCGGACCGCAGCGGGGTTCCGCACACTGCCCTGCGGTTCTACGAGGAGAAAGGCCTGATCAGCTCGGAACGCTCGGCGGGCAACCAGCGCCGCTACTCGCGTTCGGTACTGCGGCGGATCGCGTTCATCCGCGCGGCGCAACGGGTGGGGCTGTCGCTCGAGGACGTCAGCGCGGCACTGGAAACCCTGCCCGCAGAACACGCCCCGACGAAGGCCGACTGGGCCCGGCTCTCGCGGGAATGGCAGACCGAACTGGACGCGCGAATCGATGCACTGCAACGCCTTCGTGACCGCCTGACCGGCTGCGTGGGCTGCGGCTGCCTGTCCCTGCGCGGCTGCCACCTCTACAACGCCGACGACGAACTGGCCCGCTTCGGCCCGGGCGCGAGCAAACTGCGGCCCCGGCTGGAAGGCGGGATCTGA
- a CDS encoding acyl-CoA dehydrogenase family protein produces MSSSPDPHDFLALDAGLDEDERAIRDAVRDYARDQLLDQVAEWYETGSLPARELAKGFGQLGLLGMHLHGYGCAGTSAVAYGVACRELEAVDSGLRSFVSVQGSLAMFAIHRWGTEEHRSEWLPRMASGDALGCFGLTEPDAGSDPGSMRTRAVRDGSDWVLNGTKMWITNGTVADVAVVWAQTDEGVRGFVVPTDTPGFTANEVRHKLSLRASLTAELVLDGVRLPESAAFPEVRGLRGPLSCLNEARYGILFGVVGAARACYQAALDYTLAREQFGKPLAGFQLTQRKLADLVVEVNRAGLVALQIGRLKDAGSLHHNHVSFGKLANVRSAIEVARTARTMLGANGISLEYPVMRHMANLETVLTYEGTEEMHALSLGQSVTGIAAFR; encoded by the coding sequence ATGAGCAGCAGCCCGGATCCGCACGATTTCCTCGCCCTCGACGCCGGGCTCGACGAGGACGAACGAGCGATCCGGGACGCCGTCCGTGACTACGCCCGCGACCAGCTGCTCGACCAGGTCGCCGAGTGGTACGAGACCGGTTCGCTGCCCGCGCGGGAGCTGGCCAAGGGCTTCGGCCAGCTCGGCCTGCTGGGCATGCACCTGCACGGTTACGGCTGCGCCGGCACGAGCGCGGTGGCCTACGGCGTCGCCTGCCGGGAGCTGGAAGCCGTGGACTCCGGCCTGCGCAGCTTCGTGTCCGTGCAGGGCTCGCTGGCGATGTTCGCCATTCACCGCTGGGGCACCGAGGAGCACCGGTCCGAATGGCTGCCGCGGATGGCCTCCGGGGACGCGCTGGGCTGTTTCGGCCTGACCGAACCGGACGCGGGCAGCGACCCGGGCAGCATGCGCACCCGCGCCGTGCGCGACGGCTCCGACTGGGTGCTCAACGGCACGAAGATGTGGATAACCAACGGCACGGTCGCCGACGTGGCTGTGGTGTGGGCGCAGACCGACGAGGGAGTCCGCGGTTTCGTCGTGCCCACCGACACGCCCGGGTTCACCGCGAACGAGGTCAGGCACAAGCTTTCCCTGCGTGCCTCGCTCACCGCGGAGCTGGTGCTCGACGGCGTGCGGCTGCCGGAATCGGCGGCGTTCCCGGAGGTCCGCGGGCTGCGCGGTCCCCTGTCATGTCTCAACGAAGCCCGCTACGGCATCCTGTTCGGCGTCGTCGGCGCAGCTCGCGCGTGCTACCAGGCGGCGCTGGACTACACACTGGCCCGCGAGCAGTTCGGCAAACCACTCGCCGGTTTCCAGCTCACCCAGCGCAAACTCGCCGACCTCGTGGTGGAGGTCAACCGGGCCGGCCTGGTCGCACTGCAGATCGGTCGGCTGAAGGACGCCGGTTCCCTGCACCACAACCACGTCAGCTTCGGGAAGCTGGCGAACGTGCGCTCCGCGATCGAGGTCGCCCGCACCGCCCGGACGATGCTCGGCGCGAACGGCATTTCGCTCGAGTACCCGGTCATGCGGCACATGGCGAACCTCGAGACGGTGCTGACCTACGAGGGCACCGAGGAAATGCACGCGCTCTCGCTCGGCCAATCGGTGACCGGGATCGCGGCGTTCCGCTGA
- a CDS encoding TetR/AcrR family transcriptional regulator, translated as MTTAVPAEDTRTRLLGTALRLFAEHGVEGTSLQMIADALGVTKAAVYYHFKTKAEITESVAEPGIRELDLLVVEAARHRRRGAQVDHLLDGFVDLVVRHRVLVALFSSDPGINRAIAKSAHGMEGFKDALIGILAGPEPDVTARVTAMVALTGVAMAGGSPDLAELDDETLRHELIDVGRRLLGRPRRHHD; from the coding sequence ATGACGACCGCGGTCCCGGCCGAGGACACCCGCACCCGGCTGCTCGGCACGGCGCTGCGGCTGTTCGCCGAACACGGTGTCGAGGGCACGTCGCTGCAGATGATCGCCGACGCGCTGGGTGTCACCAAGGCGGCCGTGTACTACCACTTCAAGACGAAGGCGGAGATCACCGAGTCGGTGGCCGAACCCGGTATCCGGGAACTGGATCTGCTCGTGGTGGAGGCCGCCCGGCACCGCCGCCGGGGTGCGCAGGTGGACCACCTGCTCGACGGTTTCGTGGACCTGGTGGTGCGGCACCGCGTGCTGGTCGCGCTGTTCTCCAGTGACCCCGGCATCAACCGCGCGATCGCGAAGTCGGCGCACGGCATGGAAGGCTTCAAGGACGCGCTGATCGGCATCCTGGCCGGCCCGGAGCCGGACGTGACCGCCCGCGTGACCGCCATGGTCGCCCTCACCGGCGTCGCGATGGCAGGTGGCTCGCCCGACCTGGCCGAGCTGGACGACGAAACGTTGCGCCACGAACTGATCGACGTGGGCCGCCGCCTGCTCGGCCGCCCCCGGCGCCATCACGACTGA